Proteins from one Panicum virgatum strain AP13 chromosome 7K, P.virgatum_v5, whole genome shotgun sequence genomic window:
- the LOC120642348 gene encoding uncharacterized protein LOC120642348, which translates to MFPQLTHLRRRVLAAAPELLAPLFFRSLSTAATPAARKPTTAVAVLWDLAASRPPITLPLYDAAVRLHLAATSFGRLRLSAAFVHPTHRLPAPAVPAATTHLCRVCGRRFRARDALLRHFDAIHAREHAKCLARIDSSRGDRRVRLAAALSLKLSKYEKAARELTAGADAAATPADELGRAGIRVALTRTPAASLRERAQQVLDEGSVGCLMLVSGKDDLASLLRVARERGVRSVVVGGESGLARWADVWFWWPDVISGKARSAAPSVSGKWRDRDVLKGLEWRYEEADDDEAVVFEDSDGDGVEELARRAKGKPWWKLDSDDSDSNVGG; encoded by the coding sequence ATGTTCCCGCAGCTTACGCACCTCCGGCGCCGCGTCCTCGCCGCAGCCCCTGAACTCCTCGCCCCTCTCTTCTTCCGCtccctctccaccgccgccacaccGGCAGCCCGCAAACCGACTACCGCTGTGGCCGTCCTCTGGGACCTGGCCGCGTCGCGTCCCCCAATCACGCTGCCCCTCTACGACGCCGCCGTgcgcctccacctcgccgccacctccttcggccgcctccgcctctccGCGGCCTTCGTCCACCCGACCCACCGCCTCCCGGCCCCCGCCGTGCCCGCCGCCACGACCCACCTCTGCCGCGTCTGCGGGCGCCGCTTCCGCGCCCGCGACGCCCTGCTGCGCCACTTCGACGCCATCCACGCCCGCGAGCACGCCAAGTGCCTCGCCCGCATCGACTCCTCCCGCGGCGACCGCCGCGTGCGCCTCGCAGCCGCGCTCTCCCTCAAGCTCTCCAAGTACGAGAAGGCTGCCCGCGAGCTCACCGCtggcgcggacgccgccgccacccccgcaGACGAGCTCGGCCGCGCCGGCATCCGCGTCGCGCTCACCCGCACGCCTGCCGCGTCCCTCCGGGAGCGCGCGCAGCAGGTGCTCGACGAAGGGTCCGTGGGGTGCCTGATGCTGGTCTCTGGCAAGGACGACCTCGCCTCGCTGCTGCGGGTGGCGAGGGAGAGAGGCGTGCGGTCGGTTGTGGTCGGCGGGGAGTCCGGGCTGGCGAGGTGGGCCGACGTGTGGTTCTGGTGGCCGGATGTCATCTCGGGGAAAGCCAGGAGTGCCGCACCGTCCGTGTCCGGGAAGTGGCGGGACAGGGACGTGCTCAAGGGGCTGGAGTGGAGGTACGAGGAGGCCGACGACGACGAAGCGGTGGTGTTCGAGGACAgcgacggcgatggcgtcgAAGAGTTGGCACGCAGGGCGAAGGGGAAGCCGTGGTGGAAGCTGGACTCCGACGACTCGGACTCCAACGTTGGTGGTTGA
- the LOC120642347 gene encoding probable long-chain-alcohol O-fatty-acyltransferase 4: MASALAGLAVVSAAAAGALSYARLATARLSPGIPRLAALLPVLLLLPVLPFAFASIHLRTISAFFLVWLCGFKLLLLAAGHGPLHPALPLARFVACAALPVKVRDEQQQQPSRALPSGFLLSYAAKAALFAALVSARRYRARMPAYAVPVFDGAHVYLMLELFLASAAALARALLGAELEPQFDRPYLASSLGDFWGRRWNLMVPGVLRPCVYRPVRARLGAAAGVLAAFLVSGAMHEVMFYYIALEAGTGKVTAFFALHGACLVAERWWQGRGLWRPPRPVATALTLAFVAGTGSWLFFAPVIRSGLDKAIIAECEGFLALLERAGRNLAAAL, encoded by the coding sequence ATGGCGTCCGCGCTAGCCGGCCTCGCCGTGGTctcggccgcggcggctggGGCCCTCTCCTACGCGCGACTCGCCACGGCGCGCTTGAGCCCCGGAATCCCCCGCCTCGCGGCGCTCCTCccggtgctcctcctcctccccgtcctCCCCTTCGCCTTCGCCTCCATCCACCTCCGAACCATCTCCGCCTTCTTCCTCGTCTGGCTCTGCGGCTtcaagctcctcctcctcgccgccggccacgggcCGCTCCACCCCGCCCTCCCGCTCGCGCGCTTCGTCGCGTGCGCCGCGCTGCCCGTCAAGGTTCGggacgagcagcagcagcagccgtccCGCGCTCTCCCTTCCGGATTCCTGCTGTCCTACGCGGCCAAGGCGGCGCTCTTCGCGGCGCTCGTCTCCGCCCGGCGCTACAGGGCGCGGATGCCAGCGTACGCCGTGCCCGTGTTCGACGGCGCGCACGTCTACCTGATGCTCGAGCTCTTCCTCGCGTCCGCCGCGGCGCTCGCCCGCGCGCTGCTGGGCGCGGAGCTGGAGCCGCAGTTCGACCGGCCCTACCTCGCCTCCTCCCTCGGCGACTTCTGGGGCCGCCGGTGGAACCTCATGGTCCCGGGCGTGCTCCGGCCCTGCGTGTACCGCCCCGTGCGCGcccgcctcggcgccgccgcgggcgtgcTCGCGGCGTTCCTCGTGTCCGGAGCCATGCACGAGGTCATGTTCTACTACATCGCGCTGGAGGCCGGGACCGGGAAGGTGACCGCGTTCTTCGCGCTGCACGGTGCGTGCCTGGTGGCCGAGCGGTGGTGGCAGGGCAGAGGGCtgtggcggccgccgcgccccgtcGCGACGGCGCTCACGCTGGCGTTCGTCGCGGGGACCGGGTCGTGGCTCTTCTTCGCGCCCGTGATCCGGAGCGGGCTGGACAAGGCCATCATCGCGGAGTGCGAGGGGTTTCTGGCGctcctggagcgggctgggcggAATCTGGCCGCGGCACTTTGA